In the genome of Vanacampus margaritifer isolate UIUO_Vmar chromosome 1, RoL_Vmar_1.0, whole genome shotgun sequence, one region contains:
- the tnnc1a gene encoding troponin C type 1a (slow), producing MNDIYKAAVEQLTDEQKNEFKAAFDIFVQDAEDGCISTKELGKVMRMLGQNPTPEELQEMIDEVDEDGSGTVDFDEFLVMMVRCMKDDSKGKSEEELAELFRMFDKNADGYIDLDELKMMLESTGEAITEDDIEELMKDGDKNNDGKIDYDEFLEFMKGVE from the exons ATGAACGACATCTACAAGGCAGCG GTTGAGCAGCTGACAGATGAACAGAAAAATG AGTTCAAAGCcgcatttgacatttttgtgcaaGATGCGGAAGACGGCTGCATTAGCACCAAGGAGCTGGGGAAAGTGATGAGGATGCTGGGCCAGAACCCCACGCCGGAGGAGCTGCAGGAGATGATTGATGAGGTGGATGAAGATG GGAGTGGCACGGTGGACTTTGACGAGTTCCTGGTCATGATGGTGAGGTGCATGAAGGACGACAGCAAAGGGAAGTCCGAGGAGGAATTGGCAGAGTTGTTTCGCATGTTTGACAA AAACGCCGATGGTTACATCGACCTGGACGAGTTGAAAATGATGCTGGAATCAACAGGAGAAGCAATTACTGAGGACGACATCGAGGAACTGATGAAAGACGGGGACAAGAACAACGATGGCAAAATTGATTATGACG